A genomic stretch from Kribbella amoyensis includes:
- a CDS encoding amidohydrolase family protein has protein sequence MSRVDAHHHVWDLSVREQSWMVGPELDPIRRDFGIDDLAPLAAAADIGRTVLVQTVGLAAETPEFLAIAESNDLVAGVVGWVDLTAPDVEAALTGLRERPDGQWLKGIRHQVHDEPDPEWLLRPDVRRGLAAVAEAGLVYDLLTRTPHLPAAIESARALPELSFVVDHISKPAIGGDLEPWASGIRSLAELPNVSCKLSGMVTEAPWTDWKTDDLKPYADVVLDAFGPDRVMFGSDWPVCLLAATYAEVVEAAEQLTAGLAAAERDQVFGETARRIYHL, from the coding sequence ATGAGCAGAGTCGACGCACACCACCACGTCTGGGACCTGTCCGTCCGGGAGCAGTCCTGGATGGTCGGCCCGGAGCTGGACCCGATCCGGCGCGACTTCGGCATCGACGATCTGGCGCCACTGGCGGCCGCGGCCGACATCGGTCGGACCGTGCTGGTGCAGACGGTCGGGCTGGCCGCCGAGACACCCGAGTTCCTCGCCATTGCCGAGAGCAACGACCTGGTCGCCGGGGTGGTCGGTTGGGTGGACCTGACCGCTCCCGACGTCGAGGCCGCCCTCACCGGACTCCGGGAGCGCCCCGACGGCCAGTGGTTGAAGGGCATCCGGCACCAGGTCCACGACGAGCCGGACCCGGAGTGGCTGCTGCGTCCCGACGTACGGCGTGGGCTGGCGGCGGTGGCCGAGGCGGGGCTGGTGTACGACCTGCTGACGAGGACGCCGCACCTGCCGGCCGCGATCGAGAGCGCCCGGGCGTTGCCGGAGCTGTCGTTCGTGGTCGACCACATCTCCAAGCCGGCCATCGGCGGTGACCTGGAGCCCTGGGCGAGCGGGATCCGGTCGCTCGCCGAGCTGCCGAACGTGTCCTGCAAGCTGTCCGGCATGGTCACCGAAGCGCCCTGGACCGACTGGAAGACCGACGACCTGAAGCCGTACGCGGACGTGGTGCTGGACGCGTTCGGCCCGGACCGGGTGATGTTCGGCTCCGACTGGCCGGTCTGCCTGCTCGCCGCGACCTACGCCGAGGTGGTGGAGGCCGCCGAGCAGCTGACGGCCGGCCTGGCCGCCGCCGAACGCGACCAGGTCTTCGGCGAGACCGCCCGCCGGATCTACCACCTCTAG
- a CDS encoding sugar ABC transporter ATP-binding protein has protein sequence MTLFRADQVDKLFPGVRALDGVTLSLEAGSVHALLGENGAGKSTLIKVITGLYRPDGGRLLLDGDEVRFGSPHESASAGIGVVHQERNLIPGFTVGENILLQALPTARGLVDRAAIRAEAKRWLAELDLDLDPDQPVTELSVAQAQLVEIAKALSVQSRVLLLDEPTASITPNEADRLFHVVGKLKDAGCAVLFVSHKLEEVFQICDTVTVLRDGTSVLESGDLTELTRDEVVDLMVGRVHEALTLPPRTVDTEAAPLLELCGVGTATGHADVDLQVRPGEIVGLYGLVGAGRSELAKALLGLDRITAGEVRVRGQAVRIRNVRDALRNHRIGYVTENRKEEGVFLDQPVSRNIAVTVWDRLRKALGYVPAKAEAALVAEYVEQLGIRIASPAQYAGTLSGGNQQKVSLAKWLAAKTEILIIDEPTVGIDVRTKDAFHTLIWDLAAHGLAILLITSDLPEMITLADRVVVMRDHRVCGEVPNDHDYDRMSQQVIRLIHAEGTTAA, from the coding sequence GTGACGCTGTTCCGGGCGGACCAGGTGGACAAGCTGTTCCCCGGCGTCCGCGCTCTCGACGGGGTGACGCTGAGCCTGGAGGCCGGGTCGGTGCACGCGCTGCTCGGCGAGAACGGCGCGGGCAAGTCGACCCTGATCAAGGTCATCACCGGGCTGTACCGCCCCGACGGTGGCCGGCTGCTGCTCGACGGCGACGAGGTGCGGTTCGGCTCGCCGCACGAGTCCGCGTCGGCGGGGATCGGCGTCGTCCACCAGGAACGCAACCTGATCCCCGGCTTCACCGTCGGCGAGAACATCCTGCTCCAGGCGTTGCCCACCGCGCGCGGGCTGGTGGACCGGGCCGCGATCCGGGCCGAGGCGAAGCGCTGGCTGGCCGAGCTCGACCTCGACCTCGATCCGGACCAGCCGGTCACCGAGCTGTCGGTGGCCCAGGCTCAGCTGGTCGAGATCGCCAAGGCGCTGTCGGTCCAGAGCCGGGTGCTGCTGCTCGACGAGCCCACCGCCTCCATCACGCCGAACGAAGCCGACCGGCTGTTCCACGTGGTCGGCAAGCTGAAGGACGCCGGCTGCGCGGTGCTCTTCGTCAGTCACAAGCTGGAGGAGGTCTTCCAGATCTGCGACACCGTCACGGTCCTCCGCGACGGCACGTCGGTGCTGGAGTCCGGTGACCTGACCGAGCTGACCCGGGACGAGGTGGTCGACCTGATGGTCGGCCGGGTGCACGAGGCACTCACCCTGCCACCGCGGACCGTCGACACCGAGGCGGCGCCCTTGCTCGAGCTGTGCGGGGTCGGGACGGCGACCGGGCATGCGGACGTGGATCTCCAGGTCCGGCCGGGCGAGATCGTCGGGTTGTACGGGCTGGTCGGCGCCGGCCGGAGCGAACTGGCGAAGGCGCTGCTCGGGCTGGACCGGATCACCGCCGGCGAGGTCCGGGTCCGCGGCCAGGCGGTCCGGATCCGCAACGTCCGCGACGCCCTGCGGAACCACCGGATCGGCTACGTCACCGAGAACCGCAAGGAAGAGGGCGTCTTCCTCGACCAGCCGGTCAGCCGGAACATCGCCGTCACGGTGTGGGACCGGCTCCGCAAGGCGCTCGGGTACGTCCCGGCCAAGGCAGAGGCCGCGCTGGTCGCCGAGTACGTGGAGCAGCTCGGGATCCGGATCGCCTCGCCCGCGCAGTACGCCGGGACGTTGTCCGGTGGGAACCAGCAGAAGGTGTCGCTGGCGAAGTGGCTGGCGGCGAAGACCGAGATCCTGATCATCGACGAGCCCACGGTCGGCATCGACGTCCGGACCAAGGACGCCTTCCACACCCTGATCTGGGACCTGGCCGCGCACGGGCTGGCGATCCTGTTGATCACCTCGGACCTGCCGGAGATGATCACCCTGGCCGACCGGGTGGTGGTGATGCGCGACCACCGGGTCTGCGGCGAGGTACCGAACGACCACGACTACGACCGGATGAGCCAGCAGGTGATCCGGCTGATCCACGCGGAAGGGACGACGGCCGCATGA
- a CDS encoding ABC transporter permease — protein sequence MKRFVKTTEMTLLVICGVFFVGLVIASGGDLLTANSLRVLLQFLAVPVLIGLAQMVVLAVGQLNLAVGAIGGFAAVAMGVLMADHGVPAPLALLSGFLLASAAGAANGLLVVLTRINGFIVTLATMTVLLGVQYRLVGTRTVDAYPAALKTFGSYALFGVLPLIFLVALAVAGLLAVMLRRTVPGRQLLASGGNPVAAKLSGISTDRSVIIAHTTSGAILGVAAILTVASSPGVNKSIGGDWLLPSFAAPIIGGALLTGGSAVVLGTVLAAFVVRFVDTARAEFSLEPSWVNFVVGAVVLGSVVLGQVRTRRQQRRTVVKSPDAVVAGGVS from the coding sequence ATGAAGCGGTTCGTGAAGACGACCGAGATGACGTTGCTGGTCATCTGCGGGGTGTTCTTCGTCGGTCTGGTGATCGCTTCCGGCGGTGACCTGCTCACAGCGAATTCCCTGCGAGTGCTCCTTCAGTTCCTGGCGGTGCCGGTCCTGATCGGATTGGCTCAGATGGTGGTTCTCGCAGTGGGACAGCTGAACTTGGCCGTGGGCGCGATCGGTGGATTCGCCGCGGTCGCGATGGGCGTGCTGATGGCCGATCACGGAGTACCGGCGCCGCTCGCGTTGCTGAGCGGGTTCCTGCTGGCGAGTGCGGCCGGCGCGGCGAACGGACTGCTCGTGGTGCTGACCCGGATCAACGGGTTCATCGTGACCCTGGCGACGATGACGGTGCTGCTCGGCGTGCAGTACAGGCTGGTCGGGACGCGGACCGTCGACGCGTATCCGGCGGCGTTGAAGACGTTCGGGTCGTACGCGCTGTTCGGGGTGCTGCCGTTGATCTTCCTGGTGGCGCTGGCCGTGGCCGGGTTGCTCGCGGTGATGCTGCGCCGGACCGTCCCCGGTCGGCAGTTGCTCGCCTCCGGTGGGAATCCGGTGGCCGCCAAGTTGTCCGGGATCTCCACGGACCGGTCGGTGATCATCGCGCACACCACCTCGGGGGCGATCCTCGGCGTGGCCGCGATCCTCACCGTCGCGTCGTCGCCGGGGGTGAACAAGAGCATCGGCGGGGACTGGCTGCTGCCGAGCTTCGCGGCCCCGATCATCGGCGGCGCCCTGCTCACCGGTGGATCCGCGGTCGTGCTCGGGACGGTCCTGGCCGCGTTCGTGGTGCGCTTCGTCGACACCGCCCGGGCCGAGTTCTCGCTCGAGCCGAGCTGGGTGAACTTCGTGGTCGGCGCCGTCGTGCTCGGCTCGGTGGTGCTCGGCCAGGTCCGTACCCGGCGGCAGCAACGCCGGACGGTCGTGAAATCACCGGACGCGGTGGTGGCGGGAGGTGTCTCGTGA
- a CDS encoding ABC transporter permease, whose translation MSAPVSETATAALQEPETPTEPPRGSRTPWWANQRIGLLILVVALATVFGLLRPAFFNQQLVIFPLLRDIAMFTVVGLAQLCVLSIGHMNLAVGRMAAFSMMLTGISYDLWHFGLYAGLLVGLIAGTAIGALAGWVIARTGVNSFVVTLALDFLLLGLIPLVYTALTENAAFVTKPAGMRELRNYSLADVCVGNVCGSPAIPQLAMFAVIAMAVVGWIYSRTRLGRELLLTGTSVKAAELSGIPTARRVITAHAMSGCLAALAGFMLAVSTGSIKATIGEEFMLPSFLGPILGGTLLAGGFISVWGTLLGTALTSVIRKGLDLLGVGLESLNIYLGLILLLALSTDRIRTVLSDRRALSPGRGGRRR comes from the coding sequence GTGAGCGCTCCGGTTTCGGAGACGGCCACCGCCGCGCTGCAGGAACCGGAGACCCCCACCGAACCACCGCGCGGCAGCCGGACCCCGTGGTGGGCGAACCAGCGGATCGGCCTGCTGATCCTGGTGGTCGCCCTGGCCACCGTGTTCGGACTGCTGCGGCCCGCGTTCTTCAACCAGCAGCTGGTGATCTTCCCGTTGCTCCGGGACATCGCCATGTTCACCGTGGTCGGGCTGGCCCAGCTGTGCGTGCTGTCGATCGGCCACATGAACCTCGCCGTCGGCCGGATGGCGGCGTTCTCGATGATGCTCACCGGCATCTCGTACGACCTGTGGCACTTCGGCCTGTACGCCGGGCTGCTGGTCGGCCTGATCGCCGGCACCGCGATCGGCGCGCTGGCGGGCTGGGTGATCGCGCGGACCGGGGTGAACTCGTTCGTGGTCACGCTCGCCCTGGACTTCCTGCTGCTGGGCCTGATCCCGCTGGTCTACACCGCGCTGACCGAGAACGCCGCCTTCGTCACCAAGCCGGCCGGGATGCGGGAGCTGCGCAACTACTCGCTCGCGGACGTGTGCGTCGGGAACGTCTGCGGCTCACCGGCGATTCCGCAGCTGGCAATGTTCGCGGTGATCGCGATGGCCGTGGTCGGCTGGATCTACAGCCGGACCCGGCTCGGGCGTGAGCTGCTGCTGACCGGCACCTCGGTCAAGGCGGCCGAGCTGTCCGGGATCCCGACCGCGCGCCGGGTGATCACGGCACACGCGATGTCGGGCTGCCTGGCAGCGCTGGCCGGGTTCATGCTCGCGGTCAGCACCGGGTCGATCAAGGCGACGATCGGCGAGGAGTTCATGCTGCCGTCCTTCCTCGGCCCGATCCTCGGCGGCACGTTGCTGGCCGGCGGGTTCATCTCGGTCTGGGGCACCCTGCTCGGGACCGCGCTCACGTCGGTGATCCGCAAGGGCCTCGACCTGCTCGGGGTCGGCCTGGAGAGCCTGAACATCTACCTCGGCCTGATCCTGCTGCTCGCGCTGTCCACCGACCGGATCAGGACCGTGTTGTCGGATCGGCGGGCGTTGTCGCCGGGACGAGGAGGGCGGCGCCGATGA
- a CDS encoding mandelate racemase/muconate lactonizing enzyme family protein, with amino-acid sequence MSTPAITRAEAFLVDLEVETVRTDAVQAFLKQETLFVELETSDGRTGLGYSYTIGTGGTSVLAMLRDHLLPRLIGADARNVEGLWFDLFASTRATTVGAITSLALAAVDTALWDLRCRRAGEPLWRLAGGFRQRVPLYDTEGGWLHLTTDQLVAGALASQKAGWPGVKLKVGKPRVHEDLERLQAVRDAVGPGLDIMVDANQSMTYAEAKRRARAFEPIDLSWFEEPLPADDLTGHVRLAESTAIPIAVGESMYSVSQFREYVAAGAAGIVQVDVARIGGITPWLKVAHLAETFNLEVCPHFLMELHVSLTAAVPNGRYVEHIPQLRAITHTEMEIADGHAVAPDAPGLGIDWNRDAIDDRRVS; translated from the coding sequence GTGAGTACGCCGGCGATCACCAGGGCCGAGGCGTTCCTGGTCGACCTCGAGGTCGAGACCGTCCGGACCGACGCGGTCCAGGCCTTCCTCAAGCAGGAGACGCTCTTCGTCGAGCTGGAGACCTCCGACGGCCGGACCGGGCTGGGCTACTCGTACACGATCGGTACCGGGGGGACCTCGGTGCTGGCGATGTTGCGCGATCACCTGCTGCCGCGGTTGATCGGGGCGGACGCGCGGAACGTGGAGGGGTTGTGGTTCGACCTGTTCGCCTCCACCCGGGCGACCACGGTCGGCGCGATCACCTCGTTGGCGCTGGCCGCGGTCGACACCGCGTTGTGGGACCTGCGCTGCCGCCGGGCCGGTGAACCGTTGTGGCGGCTGGCCGGTGGCTTCCGGCAGCGCGTCCCGCTGTACGACACCGAGGGCGGTTGGTTGCACCTGACAACGGACCAGCTGGTCGCGGGCGCACTCGCGTCGCAGAAGGCGGGCTGGCCCGGGGTCAAGCTGAAGGTCGGCAAACCCCGGGTGCACGAGGACCTCGAACGCCTGCAGGCAGTCCGGGACGCGGTCGGACCCGGGCTCGACATCATGGTCGACGCGAACCAGTCGATGACGTACGCCGAGGCGAAGCGCCGGGCCAGGGCGTTCGAACCGATCGACCTGAGCTGGTTCGAGGAACCGTTGCCCGCCGACGACCTGACCGGCCACGTCCGGCTGGCCGAGTCCACGGCGATCCCGATCGCGGTCGGCGAGTCGATGTACTCGGTGTCGCAGTTCCGCGAGTACGTCGCCGCCGGTGCGGCCGGGATCGTCCAGGTGGACGTGGCCCGGATCGGCGGGATCACGCCGTGGCTCAAGGTGGCGCACCTGGCCGAGACGTTCAATCTCGAGGTCTGCCCGCACTTCCTGATGGAGCTGCACGTCAGCCTGACCGCGGCGGTGCCGAACGGGCGGTACGTGGAGCACATCCCGCAGTTGCGGGCGATCACGCACACCGAGATGGAGATCGCCGACGGGCACGCGGTCGCGCCGGACGCGCCGGGGCTCGGGATCGACTGGAACCGCGACGCGATCGACGACCGGCGGGTCTCGTGA
- a CDS encoding sugar ABC transporter substrate-binding protein has translation MNSSWYRRTAAGLAVVALAATGCTTKSGTDTAGGTAGDDASTGTSGGPVELKDGSGVKLALIPGGAHPYFQPWKTTAEQDKADFKLGDVTFNETGEWDQGKQNNVVNSLAAQGYNAFGIFGVSPTDINTTFEDLKAKGFAVGSLASCPAGDTNSADFCLSTDVEAAAYKAAKATIDAIGGEGTIVHLTGNNVDSNTQRRIAGVKKAVGETNGKVTELPVITDIDKDLQTAQKAVADLLASKGQDIKGIVTTAYNPAVAAADGVISSKLPIKVVAIDDDAKILTGIKSGGVAATVAQNPVGQAYVGGWLLALLGSKQCTMKQPGVIVDSGSFVVTKDTVDSYDEERKAKTKALQTEFASQLSCQ, from the coding sequence ATGAACTCGTCCTGGTACCGCAGGACCGCCGCCGGGCTGGCCGTCGTCGCGCTGGCAGCGACGGGCTGCACCACCAAGAGCGGGACCGACACCGCCGGAGGCACCGCTGGTGACGACGCCTCCACCGGGACGTCGGGCGGACCGGTCGAGCTGAAGGACGGCTCCGGCGTGAAGCTGGCGCTGATCCCCGGCGGCGCACACCCGTACTTCCAGCCCTGGAAGACGACCGCCGAGCAGGACAAGGCGGACTTCAAGCTCGGTGACGTCACCTTCAACGAGACCGGCGAGTGGGACCAGGGCAAGCAGAACAACGTGGTCAACTCGCTGGCCGCGCAGGGGTACAACGCGTTCGGCATCTTCGGGGTCTCGCCGACCGACATCAACACCACCTTCGAGGACCTGAAGGCGAAGGGGTTCGCGGTCGGCTCGCTGGCGTCCTGCCCGGCCGGGGACACCAACTCGGCCGACTTCTGCCTGTCCACCGACGTCGAGGCCGCGGCGTACAAGGCGGCGAAGGCGACCATCGACGCGATCGGCGGCGAGGGCACGATCGTGCACCTGACCGGGAACAACGTCGACTCCAACACCCAGCGCCGGATCGCCGGGGTGAAGAAGGCGGTCGGGGAGACCAACGGCAAGGTCACCGAGTTGCCGGTGATCACCGACATCGACAAGGACCTGCAGACCGCGCAGAAGGCGGTCGCCGACCTGCTCGCCTCGAAGGGCCAGGACATCAAGGGCATCGTCACCACCGCGTACAACCCGGCGGTGGCGGCCGCGGACGGTGTGATCAGCAGCAAGCTCCCGATCAAGGTGGTCGCGATCGACGACGACGCCAAGATCCTGACCGGGATCAAGTCCGGCGGGGTCGCCGCGACCGTGGCGCAGAACCCGGTCGGCCAGGCGTACGTCGGCGGCTGGCTGCTCGCCCTGCTCGGGTCGAAGCAGTGCACGATGAAGCAGCCGGGCGTCATCGTCGACTCCGGGTCGTTCGTGGTGACCAAGGACACCGTGGACAGCTACGACGAGGAACGCAAGGCCAAGACCAAGGCGTTGCAGACCGAGTTCGCGTCCCAGCTGAGCTGCCAGTGA
- a CDS encoding GntR family transcriptional regulator → MTDAHVGLAGQLTRLPQRQVLSDDVYETVKGLIMDSVVEPGTRLNIDALTRELGISQTPIRESLARLESDGLVIKEPLRGYRVSSTLTRSEFEDLFEYRLLIEPWAAGRAAERTAPPDLARLKDEMLSYTDVPDRPDYDSYKAMAAHDQRFHDLVLKLSGNETARLSFARTHCHLHLFRLYYGGGIATKALREHKAIVAAVRKGDPDEAAAAMRSHIEASRARLRPVFDKE, encoded by the coding sequence GTGACCGATGCGCATGTGGGCCTGGCGGGGCAGCTCACACGTCTGCCCCAGCGTCAGGTCCTGAGCGACGACGTCTACGAGACGGTCAAGGGCCTGATCATGGACAGCGTGGTCGAGCCTGGCACCCGGCTGAACATCGACGCGCTGACCCGGGAACTCGGCATCTCCCAGACCCCGATCCGCGAGTCGCTGGCCCGGCTCGAGTCCGACGGCCTGGTGATCAAGGAGCCGCTGCGCGGGTACCGGGTGTCCTCGACGCTGACCCGGTCCGAGTTCGAGGACCTGTTCGAGTACCGGCTGCTGATCGAACCGTGGGCGGCCGGCCGCGCCGCCGAGCGGACCGCGCCGCCGGACCTGGCCCGGCTCAAGGACGAGATGCTCAGCTACACCGACGTCCCGGACCGGCCGGACTACGACAGCTACAAGGCGATGGCCGCGCACGACCAGCGCTTCCACGACCTGGTCCTGAAGCTCTCCGGCAACGAGACGGCCCGGCTGTCCTTCGCCCGGACCCACTGTCACCTGCACCTCTTCCGGCTGTACTACGGGGGCGGCATCGCGACCAAGGCCCTGCGCGAGCACAAGGCGATCGTGGCCGCCGTCCGCAAGGGCGACCCGGACGAGGCCGCCGCCGCGATGCGTTCCCACATCGAAGCGTCCCGGGCCCGCCTGCGTCCGGTGTTCGACAAGGAATGA
- a CDS encoding fumarylacetoacetate hydrolase family protein yields the protein MELLRLGAVGAERPYVRAADGTVFDLSSVTADIDGAFLGSDGIARARAALDAGSLPAADVEGLRVGAPIAKPAAVVCIGQNYAAHAAESGAEPPKDPIVFFKHPNTVVGPYDDVLVPRGSTKTDWEVELAVVIGKQARYLSSDEEALACIAGYAVSNDVSERAFQLEVSGGQWSKGKCCETFNPLGPALVPADEVGDPQNLDLKSWVNGEPRQASNTRDMIFSVAALVRDLSQYLTLDPGDLVNTGTPEGVALSGRFPYLAAGDTMECEIQGLGRQRQTLTQA from the coding sequence GTGGAACTGCTCCGCCTCGGGGCGGTCGGTGCCGAGCGCCCGTACGTGCGCGCCGCCGACGGCACCGTCTTCGACCTCAGCTCCGTCACCGCCGACATCGACGGCGCCTTCCTCGGTTCGGACGGGATCGCCCGGGCCCGGGCCGCGCTCGACGCCGGGTCACTGCCGGCCGCCGACGTCGAGGGTCTGCGGGTGGGAGCGCCGATTGCGAAGCCGGCCGCCGTGGTCTGCATCGGGCAGAACTACGCGGCCCACGCCGCCGAGTCCGGGGCCGAGCCGCCGAAGGACCCGATCGTCTTCTTCAAGCACCCGAACACCGTCGTCGGCCCGTACGACGACGTGCTGGTCCCGCGCGGCTCCACCAAGACCGACTGGGAGGTCGAGCTCGCCGTCGTGATCGGCAAGCAGGCGCGCTACCTGTCCTCGGACGAGGAGGCGCTCGCCTGCATCGCGGGGTACGCGGTGTCCAACGACGTGTCGGAGCGGGCGTTCCAGCTCGAGGTGTCCGGCGGCCAATGGTCCAAGGGCAAGTGCTGCGAGACCTTCAACCCGCTCGGCCCGGCGCTGGTCCCGGCCGACGAGGTGGGCGACCCGCAGAACCTCGACCTGAAGTCCTGGGTCAACGGCGAGCCCCGGCAGGCCTCGAACACCCGGGACATGATCTTCAGCGTGGCTGCGCTCGTCCGCGACCTCTCGCAGTACCTGACCCTCGACCCGGGCGACCTGGTCAACACCGGTACCCCGGAAGGTGTGGCCCTGTCCGGCCGTTTCCCGTACCTCGCCGCGGGCGACACCATGGAGTGCGAGATCCAGGGTCTCGGCCGCCAGCGGCAGACCCTCACCCAGGCCTGA
- a CDS encoding class I SAM-dependent DNA methyltransferase, with translation MTDPSLLQDIRTSYDTVAASYAELVRGGDAWELPVLGIFANLVPPGARVLDVGCGPGRVTAILRSLGLDASGVDLSPGMIEIARRDHPHVPFEVGTMTALDCPDGDLGGLVAWWSIVHLPREVLPQVLAEFHRVLAPGGRLLIGFHVGDTQRHKDSGYGGHAMSVDVYRWLPDRLTALATAAGFTVEAQLVTDPAGEVPGGRLLFHKSGGGDGTTCATLGA, from the coding sequence ATGACCGACCCTTCCCTCCTGCAGGACATCCGCACCTCCTACGACACCGTCGCGGCCTCGTACGCCGAACTCGTGCGCGGCGGTGACGCCTGGGAGCTGCCGGTTCTCGGCATCTTCGCGAACCTCGTACCGCCGGGCGCCCGGGTACTCGACGTGGGCTGCGGGCCCGGCCGGGTGACGGCGATCCTGCGGTCGCTCGGCCTCGACGCGTCCGGCGTCGACCTGTCGCCGGGGATGATCGAGATCGCCCGGCGCGACCACCCGCACGTCCCGTTCGAGGTCGGCACGATGACCGCACTCGACTGCCCGGACGGCGACCTCGGCGGCCTCGTCGCCTGGTGGTCGATCGTGCACCTCCCGCGCGAGGTGCTCCCGCAGGTGCTGGCCGAGTTCCACCGGGTACTGGCCCCGGGCGGACGGTTGCTGATCGGCTTCCACGTCGGCGACACCCAGCGGCACAAGGACTCCGGGTACGGCGGACACGCGATGTCGGTCGACGTCTACCGCTGGCTCCCGGACCGCCTCACCGCCTTGGCGACCGCGGCCGGGTTCACCGTCGAGGCCCAGCTCGTCACCGACCCGGCCGGCGAAGTCCCCGGCGGGCGGCTGCTCTTCCACAAATCCGGTGGCGGCGACGGGACCACCTGCGCCACCCTCGGCGCATGA